The following proteins are co-located in the Triticum aestivum cultivar Chinese Spring chromosome 1A, IWGSC CS RefSeq v2.1, whole genome shotgun sequence genome:
- the LOC123045094 gene encoding uncharacterized protein codes for MEAKVQPYVFLPAARSSLSELRRRTAIRAVTPGSSSGCCRPQSTEIGAQVLLLTGRRTSRGAPGGSTSRPVGEEQQLADEQQKKLEVEEELESQARLELQVQALETQARAGPVRRRRRPWAAGGIAAQPWAAGGDRDAALGGGRDHGWRGWRRSSALQQWSRRPSRWSPWRSRWTARRSSPPCGRHSSPRAAQLGRGGGGSQRWRRPWPSSPARPYGGCRRWRGRPRCASATKKGGRSSGV; via the exons CCAAGGTTCAGCCCTATGTTTTCCTCCCGGCTGCTCGAAGCTCACTTTCAGAGCTGCGTCGACGAACTGCCATACGAGCTGTCACACCCGGTTCATCCTCCGGCTGTTGCCGGCCGCAAAGTACAG AAATTGGAGCTCAGGTTCTTCTTCTCACCGGCAGAAGAACGAGCAGGGGAGCTCCGGGCGGCAGCACGAGCAGGCCCGTCGGGGAAGAGCAGCAACTTGCAGACGAGCAGCAGAAGAAGCTCGAGGTTGAGGAGGAGCTTGAGTCCCAGGCCCGCCTGGAGCTCCAGGTCCAGGCACTCGAGACCCAGGCGCGTGCAGGTCCTGTGCGGCGCCGGCGCAGGCCCTGGGCGGCGGGAGGGATAGCAGCGCAGCCCTGGGCGGCGGGAGGGGATCGCGACGCAGCCCTAGGCGGCGGGAGGGATCACGGCTGGAGAGGATGGCGGCGGAGCAGCGCCCTTCAGCAGTGGAGCCGCCGCCCGTCGAGGTGGTCGCCGTGGAGGAGCAGGTGGACGGCGCGGCGCAGCTCGCCTCCGTGCGGGCGACACAGCTCGCCTCGGGCGGCGCAGCTGGGCAGGGGCGGCGGTGGTTCACAGCGGTGGCGCAGGCCCTGGCCGTCGTCACCTGCTCGGCCTTATGGTGGGTGCCGACGGTGGCGCGGGCGACCACGGTGTGCGTCGGCGACGAAGAAAGGAGGAAGAAGTAGCGGGGTCTGA